The Pseudomonas aeruginosa genome includes the window GGGGACCAGGGCCACGTAGCCCTCTTCGGCGTACAGGTCGGCCACCGCGCGCATGTTCGCGTTGACGCCGAAGATTTCCTGACCGATCACCACGCCCGGCCCCTTGCCGCTGGCGGGGAGCGCGAGATACGCGTCGAACCGGCCGCTGCCGTCGGACGCGGCGATGCTGACGTACTGTCCCATGCCTGGATTCCTCATCGGGTTGTTGTTGGAGTGGGAAAACGGGAAAGCGAAGCGAACCAGCCTAGTAGGAACCGGCCGGCGGGTCATTGGCTATCCGCATGCTGGCGGGAGGGTATCCGGATTGTCCGGGAGCGAGGGGCGGGAGGCGGCGCGATCCTCGGCGAGCCGCTCGCGGATACCGCTCAGGCCCGCTGGCGCTGCCAGGGCGGGCCAGCGGCGAACCGCGCTTCCACCCATTGGCGGAACGCGCTGGCCGCCGCCGTGGCGTAGCGCGCCGAGGGGCGCACCAGGTAGACGCCGGCGTCGGCGTCCAGTTGCCACTCCGGCAGCACCCGTACCAGCCTGCCGGCTTCGAGGTCGCGGCTCATCAGCCACTCGCCGGCGGCGAAGATGCCCAGGCCCTGGCGTGCGGCGCAGAGCAGGGCCTCGTTGTCGTTGCTAACCATCGAGCCGCGTACCCGCACGGGCTGCTGTTCGTCCTGGCGGGTCAGCTTCCACTCCGGGTACGAGTGCAGTCCGCTGAAGCCGAGGCAATTGTGTGCCGCCAGGTCGGCCGGGATACGCGGTACCCCATGCCGCTCCAGGTAGTCGGGAGCGGCGCCGAGGATGCGCCGATGGGCGCACAGCCGCCTGGCCACCAGGCGGCTGTCGGCCAGTTCGCCGACCCGGATCGCGAGGTCGAAGCCTTCCGCGATGATGTCGACGAAGCGCTCCGAATAGTCGGTTTCCAGCACCACCTGCGGATGCGCCAGGGCGAACTCCGCCAGCAGCGGACCGAGCCAGAGCCGGCCCATCGCCGACGGCAGGGCGATGCGCAGGCGTCCGCGCAGTTGCGCGGCGCCCAGGCTGGCTTCGTGCTCGGCCTCGTCGAGCAGGTCGACGGCCTGGCGGAAGCGGCTCGCCAGGCGCTCGCCTTCATCGGTGAAGCGCAGTTGCCGGGTGGTGCGTTCGACCAGGCGGATGCCGAGGCGACGCTCCAGTGCGCCGAGCCGCTTCGAGAGCACCGAGGGATGGCGTTGCAGGGCGCGGCCGGCGGCGGCGAACGAACCGTGCTCGGCCAGGGCCAGGAGCGTGGCGACTTCATCGGCCTGCCGGCTGTCGAACGGTTGCATGCATGCGCCTCTTGCGGGTGGGTCAGGGCAAGAGTACCAGCGCGCCTTGCGAGCGTCCCTCCAGCAGATCGGTATGCGCCACGGCCGCCTCGGCCAGCGGGTAGCGCCGCCAGACCCGGGGCTGGATGACACCGTCTGCATGGGCGCGCAGCACAGCCTGCGCGCGTAGCCGGTATTCCTCCGGGTTGGCGGTGTGGGCGGCGAGCGAGGGACGGGTGAGGAACAGCGAACCCTTGGCGTTGAGGGTGGCGACTTCGACGGCTGGCGGCACGCCGGAGGTAGCGCCGAAGGACACCAGCAGGCCGCGCGGACGCAAGCTGTCCAGGGACGCCTCGAAGGTAGCGCGACCGATGGGGTCGTAGACCACATCGACCTTGCGCCCGGCGGTCAGCTCGGCGACCTGGGCGGCGAGACTGGCCGCGTCGAACACCAGCACCTCGTCGCAGCCGGCAGCCCTGGCCCGTTCGACACTTTCCGCCTTCGACACCACGCCGATCACCCAGGCGCCCAGGTGCCGGGCCCAGGCCGCCATCAACTGGCCGACGGCGCCCGCCGCGCCGTACAGCAGGATGCGTGTGCCGGGCCCGACGGGGTAGGTGGCGTGCAGCAGGTAGTGCGCGGTGATGCCCTTGAACAGCAGCGCCGCCGCGTCCTCGAAAGCGAGTGTGTCGGGCAGCTTCAGCAAGCGCTCGGCGGGGTAGAGCCGGGCGCTGGCATAGGCGCCCAGCGGGCCGGTGGCATAGGCGACGCGGTCGCCCGGCGCCAGTCCGGAGACTCCCGGACCCAGCGCGGCGACCACTCCGGCGCCTTCCAGGCCGAGGCCGGACGGCAGCGGAATCGGTACCGCTCCCGAGCGCTGGCCGAGGTCCAGCGGATTGACGCCGATGGCGGCCTGCTCCAGCCAGACCTCGCCGGGGCCCGGTTGCTGCGCCTGGACTTGCTCCAGGCGCAGGACCTCGGGGCCTCCGTTTGCGTTGAGGGTGATGCGACAGGGCATGGCGGTCTCCTTGGCTGCGTTCGTCGTTCCGGCAGTCTAATGAAGCATCCGGGGATGACCAGGTAGGTTCTTTGCAGTTGATTGCTGCACCGCATGCAGTAGTGAGGCGGTGCTCCAAGGTGACCGAAAGTCGTGTTTCCGTATCGACAGGATTCGCCTAGTGTAAGGCGGCAGCCTGGACGGCCATGGTCCCTGTGGTCGCCGGGATCATTTCGGGAGAGTCCCATGACGGTACCTTTCAAGGATCATTTCTCCACGGGGTCGGCGAACTACGCCGCACATCGTCCGACCTACCCGGCGCGGTTGGTCGACGAGCTGGCCGCGCTCTGCCCCGGCACCCGCCTGGCCCTGGACTGCGGCTGCGGCACCGGACAGCTCACGGTGCTGTTGGCCGAGCGTTTCGAACGGGTGGTCGGTACCGACGCCAGCGCCGCGCAGATCGACAAGGCGCAGGCTCGCGAGCGGGTCGAGTATCGCGTGGCATTGGCCGAGGACAGCGGGCTGGCGGCAGCCAGCGCCGACCTGGTGACGATCGCCCAGGCCGCCCACTGGCTGGACCTGCCGCGCTTCTACGAGGAGGTCCGGCGTGTGGCCCGCGCGGACGCCATCCTGGCTCTGGTTACCTATGGCGTATTGCATGTCGACGGACCCATGGAACCGCTGGTCCAGCACTTCTACCACCAGGTCGTCGGCCCCTACTGGCCTGCCGAGCGGTGCCACGTGGAGGAGGGCTACCGCAATCTGCCGTTCCCCTTCGAGGAGCGTCGCCTGCCGGACCTGGCCATCGAGGTGGCCTGGACCCTGGACGAACTGCTGGGCTATGTCGGTACCTGGTCGGCGGTGAAGGAAGCCGGCAAGGCCCTTGGCCAGGATCCGGGCGCCGCGTTCGTCGATGAGCTGCGCGAAGCCTGGGGCGACCCGCAGACGCGCTATCGGGTCAGTTGGCCGCTGACGGTGCGCGCCGGGGTGATCCGCTGAGCCATCGGACGCAATCCGAAACTCAACCATGACGGCGGGGAGAGCGCCGATCGCGTCCGCCTGCCGTCTACGCAGGTCGCTGCAACCCCCTGGCAGCCGCGGCGTCGCTTGAGCGCGGGCAGGGGGCAGGTGGTGCGCCGAGTCGTATTCGTCGAACTCGCCATGCCGCCCCAGGCCGGATCGGCGTGCAGGTTGCCAGTCCCTGGCGTACGGGCCGCTCAGTGCGTGCTTTCGTTTCACTGAGCCAGGTTTTCCAGCGCTATGAAGAAATCGCCCCGATTGCAGGATGAGTCTTGCTTTCGTCCCGGTTTCACTGCCGCTGGCTGCTGAATCGAGGGTGCACTCCGCGCAGTCCGGCCCCTCACCTTGAGAGCCGTTGCCATTGTCGGGGTTACCCACGTGCTTTCCAGCAGGTACGGAGCCGATGGGAGATCGAGTTGGCGAGAGTGCCGGCTTGCTCCGGCCTTCTGAAGACTCTTCTTGAATCAGAAAAACCTTACGCCAGAAGTAGTGGGGGCTGATGGCCCCGCTCGTTTCGATCCTTCATGGTTAGCGGGTTCTGTTCTTCTTCGCCGTGGAGAGTTTTCTGTGAGTGGTTCCCTCTTGGTACCGGCCAGTCTCGCCAGTCGCATCAGGCTCCTGCTGGTCATGACCCGGCGCGAGGTCGAACTGCGTTATCGCGACGCCATGTTGGGCCGCATCTGGATCATCGTCTCGCCGTTCCTGCTCTTGCTGATCTATACGTTTGTCTTCGGCTTCGTGCTGAAGTCGCGCTGGGGCGGAAGCCAGAGCACGCTCTCCTTCGCCTTGACCCTGTTTTCCGGACTCCTGCTGAACGGGATCCTCGCTGAAAGCCTGTCCAGGGCCCCGACTATCATCCAGGCCAACGCCAACTACGTGAAGAAGCTGGTTTTTCCCCTGGAGATACTTCCCCTCACACCGCTGCTGGCCGCTTTCTTCAACGCCATGCTCGGCTACCTGGTGCTCTGTATCTTTCTTCTCTTCAGCGGCGTCGAGCCGGGCTGGCAACTGGTTCTGCTACCGCTTGCCCTGCTCCCCTTCCTGCTCTGCGTGACGGGGCTGGCGTGGTTCCTCGCGGGGCTCGGGGTCTATGTTCGCGACATAGGGCAGTTCGTCCAGTTTCTCCTGGTGCTTCTGCTATTCATCAGCCCGGTGTTCTATCCGCTGTCTTCCTTGCCACCGGTAATGCAGCCCTACCTGTACCTCAATCCGCTGACGATCCCGGTGGAAATGGTCAGGGCGATCCTTTTCGATGCTCCCTATCCGACCCTTGGGGTCTTCAGCGTTTATTGCGTTGCGTCTCTGCTGGTCTGTTCATCGGGCTTCCTCTGGTTCCGTCGGGTTCAGGAAGGTTTTGCAGATGTCCTCTGAGGCCGTTTCCCCGGGCCCGCAGATGACGGCCGAGTGGATACCGCTGGGGCAGCGTTTGCTCGAACGCGGGTTGGTGAGCGGCCAGGAACTCGAGCGGGCGCTCGACCTGCAACGCCGGCTTGGCGGCCGTCTGGGAGGCATTCTCGTGCGTTCCGGAGCCATCTCGGAAAATACCCTCATGCAGGTGCTGGCGGAGCAACTGCGGTTGCCGCTGGTGGGGGACGACCTGCGGAAGCCGAGCGAAGAGTCCATCGCCGCATTCCTGCTCAGTACCCCGATCAATACCGACTGGTTCGTCGAAGAGCAACTGGTGGTCTGGGAGGAGGGCGAGCAACTGCTGTTCGCGGCGCGTGATCCGTTATCTCCTTCGATACGCGAAACCCTGGGCTATTTCTATCCGGAGCGCTCGATTCAAGCAGTGCTGTGCCGCTCCCAGGATCTGGACGGCTGGTTGGAGCACTCCCTGGACCTGGCCCGGCAAGGTGCGGATCGGCACGCCTACGGCAGCGAAGACATCCGCTACCTGCGGGAGTTGGCGGAGGAGGCGCCGGTAGTCGAACTCGTCAACAACGTGATGAGCCAGGCCATGGAAAAGCGCTCTTCGGATATTCACATCGAACCCCGGGAGTTCGACTTCCGTATCCGCTTCCGCGTCGACGGCGTCCTGCACGACCAACTGAGCCTTCCCCGCGAGCGATTCGCGGCGGTTGTCTCGCGGATCAAGCTGATCTCCGCCATCGACATCGCGGAGCGACGGTTGCCGCAGGATGGACGCATGAGCATCCGGGTCAGCGGTACGGAGCTCGACGTGCGGGTCTCCACCTTGCCAGGGGTGCATGGCGAATCGGTGGTCATGCGCCTGTTGCCGAAGGAGCGCGAGGGGTTGCGCCTGGACCGGCTCGGGATGCTCCCGGACCACTTGCGGAGGATGCGTGCATGGGTAGCGGAACCCCACGGCATCATCCTGGTGACCGGCCCCACCGGATCGGGCAAGTCCACCACGCTCTATGGCGCGCTGGAGGAAATCAATGATGGCGTGCGCAAGCTCATCAGCGTGGAAGATCCCGTGGAATACCAGGTGCCCAATATCACCCAGGTCCAGGTCCATGCCGACATCGGCCTGACCTTCGCTGCCGCCTTGCGCTCGATCCTGCGGCAGGATCCCGATGTGATCATGATCGGGGAGATACGCGACCTGGAGACGGCGGAGATCGCCGTACAGTCCTCGCTCACCGGTCACCTGGTGCTTTCGACCCTGCATACCAACGATGCGGTGAGCGCCTTCACGCGCTTGATCGACATGGGCGTGGAACCCTTCCTGGTGGCTTCGCCGGTGCGCGGTGTCCAGGCCCAGCGACTGGTGCGCAGGTTGTGCGCCCACTGCGCGGAACCTTGCGAGCCAACCCTTGCTGCGGCCGATCTGGCAGCGACCGAGGCGGCCACCGCGCGGCTGTTCCCGGGGCAGGCAGCGCAATGGCGCGTGGCGCGAGGCTGCGGCCGCTGCGAAGGTACCGGCTACAGCGGCCGTGTGGGCATCTACGAACTCGTCGATCTGTCTTCCGAGATGCGCGACCTGATCGTGCAGAGAGCTTCCCTCGAACAGATGCATCGGCTTGCCGCCAGCCAGGGACAGCGCAATCTGCGTGAAGATGGCTTGATCAAGGCCTGGTTGGGTATGACCAGTCTTGACGAGGTGCATCGCGTGACCAGCGGCTAAGCCCATGAATTTCATCTACCAAGCCGTCGATCGCAAGGGCAGGCGCGTTCGTGGCGAACTCTGCCTCCCAACGCGCCAGGATGCGCTGCGGCAGTTGCAGCGCCAGGGGCTCACCCCGCTCAGCCTGGAGGTGAAACGCCGCAACCTGGGCTCGCGACGTCGGCTCAAGGCCGAGGAATTGAACATGGCCATCCATGAGCTGGCCACCATGCTCGCGGCGGGAGTGAGCATGGCCGACGCGGTGGAGGCCCAGGAGCGAGGCGCGCGCCACCCGAAGTTGATTTCCGCCCTGCAGGAGATGGCCAATGGTCTGCGCCAGGGGCAATCCTTTCCCGTGGTGCTGGAGAGCGCCGGCCTCGACCTGCCGCGCTATGTATATCAACTGGTGGCGGCCGGCGAGATGACCGGAAACCTCGCAGGAGCCCTGAGGGACTGTGCCACGCAGATGGAATACGAACGGCGAACCCGCGCCGAGTTGCAAGGGGCGCTGATCTACCCTGCGATTCTGGTGCTCAGCGGGGTGCTCGCCGTGGCGACCCTGTTCGTCTTCGTCGTTCCGAAATTCGCCAATCTCCTGAACGAGACCGCCCAGCTCCCGTGGCTTGCCTGGGCAGTGCTGAGCATCGGGGTATGGAGCAACGAGAGTTCCGGCTTGCTGGCGTTCGCCGTCCTGCTGCTTGCTGGCGGCATTGCCGTGGCGCTGCGCAATCCGGCGCTCCGCGCCCATGCGCTCGACCAGTTGGTGCGCCTGCCCGTAGTCGGGGAATGGTTGATGCAGGCGGAAATAGCGCAATGGTCGAAGGTGCTTGGAACCCTGCTGGGAAATCGTGTGCCGCTGGTGGAGGCCCTGGCGCTTTCCGCCGCTGGCGTCCGCATTGCCCGGCAGCGCCGGACCCTGGAGCGAGTCACCCAGGATGTGCGGGCCGGCATCGCCTTGTCGGCAGCGTTGGAGGAGCGCCAGGCGGTCACGTCCATCGGTTCGAGCCTGGTGCGGGTTGGAGAGGCCTCCGGGCAGCTCGCGGAGATGCTGCAGAGCCTGGCGACGCTCTATGGAGAGGCCGGGCAGGCGCGAATGAAAAAGGCCCTGGTACTGATCGAGCCTTTGGCGATCCTGCTGATCGGCTCTGTGTTCGGCCTGATCATTACCGGCGTGGTACTGGCGATTACCAGCGCCAACGACATGGTGCTTTGAATGCCGGGTATCGATGCCGCGGCTGGTTGGATGAGACGTGAAGTGGAAACCGTATGAACAGAGCTGCACAACAGGGCTTCACCCTGCTCGAGATGATTGTGGTGTTGGTGATTATCGGCATGCTGATGGGGCTCGTCGGGCCGCGACTGTTCAATCAGGCCGACAAGGCGAAGGCGCAGACGGCGGATACCCAGGTGAAGATGCTCAAGGGCGCGTTGCTCACCATGCGCCTGGACATCGGCCGGCTGCCGACCGAAGAAGAAGGCCTGGCGCTACTCAACACGCCGCCTTCCGATGAACGTCTCGGGGCCTTCTGGCACGGGCCCTACCTCGAGGGCGGCGTACCGCTGGACCCCTGGAACCGGCCTTACCTGTACAGCGACAGGCCGAGTGCCGAACAACCCTTCACTCTCTACAGTCAGGGCGCGGATGGGCAGCCCGGTGGGAAAGGCCTGGATGCCGATGTCGGTTACGCGCCCAAACGTTGACCAGGCCGCGTTCACCTTGCTCGAACTGCTGGTGGTGCTGGTGATCGTCGGGGCCATTGCTGCGGTGGCGTTGCCCGGCCTGGTGAGGATGCAGGAGACCTGGGCGCGCAGGACCGCGCTGGACGATCTGTTCAATCAATTGCAGACCTTGGGCTATCGCGTGCGCAGCGATGGGCGGGAGCTGCTCATTGGTGAGAGCGGGGCGGTTCCCGAGCAGTTGCTGCGACTGCCCGATGGCTGGACGGTTACTGCTCGGCCGCCGATACGTTACATGGCAAACGGAGTTTGCCTGGGCGGAAAGTTGCAGGTCCATCATGGGCGCGCGACACATACGCTGCTGCTTCAGCCCCCCCTCTGCGCGCCCGGGACGATCCGCTGATGCCGGCGCGGCAGGAAGGCTTCACGCTCCTGGAGGCGGTGGTTGCGCTGACGCTCCTGGCAGTGGTCGGCGGTGCGCTTTTCGCCTGGCTCAACAGTGCCTTTCGGAGCATGCAGCGGGTCGAGGCGGCCGAGCTGCGCATCGAGACGGCTTGGGTGGCGATGGCCTATCTGGAGCGCATGAACCCTGCGCTCGAACCCGCAGGCAGGGTCCGGCTGGGGCATTACCGGCTGGAGTGGCGAAGTTCGCCGCTGTCCGCGTCGAAAGCGGCGGTGGGCCGCCATAGCGGCAGTCCGGGCATCTACGACGTGACCTTGTTCAGGGTCGTCGCCAGCATCCGGGCCGGCGATGGAACGCCGCAGACGCTGCAACTGGAGCTTCCCGGATACGTGGTCATCCCAGCGCGACTGGGTGATGGACCATGATCCGCTCGCGACGAAAACAGGGTGCATTCACCCTGCTCGAGATGATCGTGGTGCTGCTGGTCGTTTCCTTCATCGGCACGTTGCTCATGCAAGGGTTGAGCTATGCCAGCAAGGCCAACCAGTCCTTGCACCAGAGCCTGGGGCGCGGACAGGTCCGGGCGCTGACCTTCGATTGGTTCCGTGATGCGGTGGAGAACCTGGTCGCTCCCGAGGCTGGCGAGGTCCGCTGGCGTCTGCGAGGGGACGAACTCAGTTTCGAGGCCATGTCTGCCGCGGCCCTGGATCGCCGTGCGGGCATCCCGACGCCCTTGGCCTTCCGGCTTGAGCGGCGGGCAGGAGAGGACCGGACCGAGTTGATCTATGTGCGAAGGCTGGAGGACAGTCGCTGGCCCCTCCTGCATCTGCGCGGCGAAGCTCGCTTCCGCTATCTGGACGGTCACGGCCAGTGGCACCGGGACTGGCCGCCGAGCGCGCAACTGGCCGATACCCTTCCCGAGGCGATGGCACTGGCGGCTCCCGAGGAGCGTCTGTTTGTCCTTGTCGCGGTCGCACTGCCCAGAGCGAGGCCCGCCGAACATGATTTCTGATGGCGCACGCCGACATGCGGCGTCTGCCCGCTCGTCTGGCTTCGTTCTGGTCGGAGTGGTCTGGTTCCTGGCCATCATGACCCTGCTGGCCAGTGCCGCTGTACTCTGGGTCGGGCGCTCGCTGGATGCCACGGAAAACCGGCGCAAGGCGCTGCTTCGTGAGCTGGAGGAGCATGCCTTGCTGGCGCGGGTCCAATGGCTGGTGGCTACCCAGCGCTATACCGTCGCGGGCCTGAGCGTACCGGGAAATGCTGGCGCCGCGCCGAGCAAGGTGGACATGGACACTTCGATCCTGCCCATTGGCGGGGAGCTGCCTCTGGATGGCCGGGAGTTCTGCATGGCCAATGGCTGGTGCGTTGCGCTGCTCGATCGCTCTGCGCGCCTCAGTCTTTCCGGCATCGATCCGCGGGTACTGTCCAGGCTGCTGGCGGGGTTGGGGGTTCCCGCCGAGCAGGTGCAGGTCATGGTCGCCCAATGGTTCAGCTATCTCTATCCCGGCGCCGCTCCACGACTGGGTAGTGCCGCGCAAGCCAGCGACAGGTCCTCTCCGGGCCAGGCCCGGCGCCGTCCGTTGCGCTCGGTGATGGAAGTCTTCCGGCTGGAGGCCTGGCGCCCCTGGGAAGCGCATTTGCTCGACGCCGGTTGGCGCGATCTGGTCGCGGCGGACGAGGCGGCGCTGAACATCAACACCGCGGATGCCCGAATCCTGTCTCTTGCCTGGGGACTACCGGAGGACGCTGTCGGCCGACTGCTGCAAGCCCGCTGGCAGCGTCCGTTCACCCGGATGTCGGACCTGCATGACGTCCTCGGGGGTCATGCGAGGCTGGTTCCCGAGGATGGATGGGCGCGCCTGGCCAGTCCGGTCCTGTCGATTCGGCTCTACCCGCCAGGAGCCGAGCAGGGGACGGAATACGAGGTCCGCTTCAACTCAGAGCACCGCCTGCTGCCACCCTGGCAGCTTCTCTCGAAGAGGTCCGTGAAGATAAATGATCGCTACTCGAATCCTCCGTTGCATCCCGATATCGCCCCCGGGGTTCTTGCCGCCCCGCTTGTGGCAAGGCCGTGGTAAGGATGGCCGGGCGCAGCTTGAGTGGGTACGTAGAGGTACAGGGTTGGCGCGGCGCGCCCCAGCGCAGTGGATCGTGGATCGGGCGTGGTGTGTCTATCGCTGTCTCGATCTCAATCATGTGCCGCGCTCTGACCGGTATCAGGCACTGGCGTTGAAGCTTGCCGCCCTGGCGCCTTTTCGCCGCGCGGGCCATTACGTAGCCTGGCGGGGTGGCCATGCTCTGGTCTGGTTCTGGGATGAGGAGGTCCGGGAGGCCGTTGCCGAAGACTGCGTCGACCAACCTCGGCGTTATCGCTGTATCCCCGAATCCCTGCTGCAGGCTCCCCCTCGGTCGATCGCGGAAGGCGAGACGGTTCGGCTGCTTCGGGTTCGCTCCGGGCTGGATCTCCAGGTCTGGAGAGATGACTGCCTTGTCCTGAGCCATTTCTTTCCCAGCCCACCCCAGCCAGAACAATGGGTTCGGTTGCTCCGGGGGCTGGCGGGAATACGCATCCCGGAGAGCCTGGTTGCCGAGCCTGGAGAGTCACTGGGCCGTCCCTGGGCCGTTCCGGCGGCGGAAGCAACGCTGCTGCGATGGGAGCGTTGGTTGCCGCATGGGCTCATAGCCACCCTGTTGCTGGGATGCGGATTCAATCTGGGGGAAGGTTTGTCCTGGTGGTGGGCCGAGCGTGCGCTGCGAACGCAGTACGACCAGCTGAGCGGCCAGGTCTCGCCGATCCTCAGCGCACGCAACCAGGCCTTGCAGACCAATCGGATGGCCACGGAGCTGGGGCGCGCTTTGCAGCATCGCTCGCAGGTGGCGCTGCTGGGACAGGTAGCGGAACTGTTGCCGAAGGACAGTCGGTTGCTCGCCTGGCGCTATCGAGGCTCCGAGCTGGAGTTGCGGATTGGCACCGACAGTGTCGACCCGCGTCTCTATGTGAGGCGTTTCATGGAGTCGGGGAGTTTCGAAGATGTCAGGGTGGAACCTTCGCAGAGCGAGGGGCTATCGCTGAGCCTGGTCCTGCGTACGCCGGGGGAGGGTGCCTGATGTCGGACTTCCAGCGATCACTGCAGTTCCAGGGGCGGAACCTGCAACGACAATGGCAGGAAAAACCACTCTTGCGCATGGCCATCTGGAGCCTGTGCCTGCTGCTGGTTGTGCATCTGGTCATGCTCAGCATGGATTGGAGGGAGGAACGAGGGGAGGAATATCGTCGTCTGGCCGGGGAATGGCTCAAGCTCCAGGACGTTTCCCGGCAGATCGCCTGGCCGGAGCGGGCGATGCAGGCGGAGCAGGTCCTGAACCTTCAGCGAGAGCGCTTCTGGCAGGCGCCGAATGCGTCGCAGGCGAGGGCCGATGTGCAGGCCTGGCTGACCGAGCGGGTTCGCCTGGCGGGCGTCCCTGACGCGGAAGTGAGCGTACTGCTTCCTCGCGGCTTCGAGAAGCAAGGGACGATCGCGCGTATCGAGGCCCAGGTTCGCGGGCAGTTGCAGCCAGCCTCGTTCAGTCGGTTGTTGCAGGATATAGAAGCGGAGCAGCGGCAAGTATCGGTGGAGTTTCTGGAACTGAACAATATGTTGTCGCCCATGCTCAATCTACAATTGTCGTTCCTGTTCGTAGCGGCCTATTGAAGCGGATGCGGATCGGGCAGCACCCGTTTGCCGGAAGAGTTCGGCGGAGGGCGGTGCCCTTCGATGGAGCGAGTTGCCGCCAGGCGGCCGGGAAACCGAATCCGCTCGGGACGCCTGCGATTCGGCTCTCCGGCCCGCCATTGTCGCATTCGCGCAGCGAAGAACGGCCAGTCTGGTCCGCCCTGTAAACAAGTGCAAAATTTTACTTCATGGTCGGCTTGGCACTCCGAGCCGGCTCGTCCATGCTGGAGCACAACTTTCCCATGGATACCATTGCCATGAAGTTCCTGCTGCCCCTGCTGCTGTTATTCCCGCTTTCCGCTCTCGCCGACGACAAGGACTACGACCAATGCATACTCGACTACCAACGCACGGCGAAGAGCGGGGTGGCGGTTCACTTCATCACCCAGGCCTGCGACAAGTTGTATAACGACGGCTCCTTCCTGCTGTCGCGGGAAAAGGCTTATTACGAGTGTCTGCTGGAGAACCTGCCGGGGGTGGAGAACAACCTGGCGGCGCAGAAGATCAGGAGCGCTTGCGAATCGAAGTCGCAGAATTGATCTGGCGAGGAGGGGAGCGAAAGTAGCCAGTGGGGTTTCCGACGGCATCGGCAGGATGCCGTCGGGAAAACCGGCTTAGCGTTGCAGCCAGGATTCGACGGTTTCGGAACCGTACTGTTCTTTCCAGGCTTTCAGAACCTTGTGGTTGCCGCCCTTGGTTTCGACGACTTCACCGTTGTTCGGGTTCTTGTAGACCTTCAGGGCGCGGGCACGGCGCTGCGGAGCGGCGCTGACGGTGACCGGAGCCTTGGGGTCGAGGATGGCGATGATGTTGTGCAGGGTCATGCCGTACTTGTCCATCAACGCCTGCAACTTGTCCTTGAATTCCAGTTCCTGCTTCAGGCTGCTGTCGCTTTTCAGCTTTTCCAGCAGGGCCAGTTGCTCCTGAAGTTTGCGCT containing:
- a CDS encoding class I SAM-dependent methyltransferase, translating into MTVPFKDHFSTGSANYAAHRPTYPARLVDELAALCPGTRLALDCGCGTGQLTVLLAERFERVVGTDASAAQIDKAQARERVEYRVALAEDSGLAAASADLVTIAQAAHWLDLPRFYEEVRRVARADAILALVTYGVLHVDGPMEPLVQHFYHQVVGPYWPAERCHVEEGYRNLPFPFEERRLPDLAIEVAWTLDELLGYVGTWSAVKEAGKALGQDPGAAFVDELREAWGDPQTRYRVSWPLTVRAGVIR
- the gspG gene encoding type II secretion system major pseudopilin GspG, with protein sequence MNRAAQQGFTLLEMIVVLVIIGMLMGLVGPRLFNQADKAKAQTADTQVKMLKGALLTMRLDIGRLPTEEEGLALLNTPPSDERLGAFWHGPYLEGGVPLDPWNRPYLYSDRPSAEQPFTLYSQGADGQPGGKGLDADVGYAPKR
- a CDS encoding GspE/PulE family protein: MSSEAVSPGPQMTAEWIPLGQRLLERGLVSGQELERALDLQRRLGGRLGGILVRSGAISENTLMQVLAEQLRLPLVGDDLRKPSEESIAAFLLSTPINTDWFVEEQLVVWEEGEQLLFAARDPLSPSIRETLGYFYPERSIQAVLCRSQDLDGWLEHSLDLARQGADRHAYGSEDIRYLRELAEEAPVVELVNNVMSQAMEKRSSDIHIEPREFDFRIRFRVDGVLHDQLSLPRERFAAVVSRIKLISAIDIAERRLPQDGRMSIRVSGTELDVRVSTLPGVHGESVVMRLLPKEREGLRLDRLGMLPDHLRRMRAWVAEPHGIILVTGPTGSGKSTTLYGALEEINDGVRKLISVEDPVEYQVPNITQVQVHADIGLTFAAALRSILRQDPDVIMIGEIRDLETAEIAVQSSLTGHLVLSTLHTNDAVSAFTRLIDMGVEPFLVASPVRGVQAQRLVRRLCAHCAEPCEPTLAAADLAATEAATARLFPGQAAQWRVARGCGRCEGTGYSGRVGIYELVDLSSEMRDLIVQRASLEQMHRLAASQGQRNLREDGLIKAWLGMTSLDEVHRVTSG
- a CDS encoding ABC transporter permease, with protein sequence MSGSLLVPASLASRIRLLLVMTRREVELRYRDAMLGRIWIIVSPFLLLLIYTFVFGFVLKSRWGGSQSTLSFALTLFSGLLLNGILAESLSRAPTIIQANANYVKKLVFPLEILPLTPLLAAFFNAMLGYLVLCIFLLFSGVEPGWQLVLLPLALLPFLLCVTGLAWFLAGLGVYVRDIGQFVQFLLVLLLFISPVFYPLSSLPPVMQPYLYLNPLTIPVEMVRAILFDAPYPTLGVFSVYCVASLLVCSSGFLWFRRVQEGFADVL
- a CDS encoding type II secretion system F family protein — protein: MNFIYQAVDRKGRRVRGELCLPTRQDALRQLQRQGLTPLSLEVKRRNLGSRRRLKAEELNMAIHELATMLAAGVSMADAVEAQERGARHPKLISALQEMANGLRQGQSFPVVLESAGLDLPRYVYQLVAAGEMTGNLAGALRDCATQMEYERRTRAELQGALIYPAILVLSGVLAVATLFVFVVPKFANLLNETAQLPWLAWAVLSIGVWSNESSGLLAFAVLLLAGGIAVALRNPALRAHALDQLVRLPVVGEWLMQAEIAQWSKVLGTLLGNRVPLVEALALSAAGVRIARQRRTLERVTQDVRAGIALSAALEERQAVTSIGSSLVRVGEASGQLAEMLQSLATLYGEAGQARMKKALVLIEPLAILLIGSVFGLIITGVVLAITSANDMVL
- a CDS encoding LysR family transcriptional regulator, which gives rise to MQPFDSRQADEVATLLALAEHGSFAAAGRALQRHPSVLSKRLGALERRLGIRLVERTTRQLRFTDEGERLASRFRQAVDLLDEAEHEASLGAAQLRGRLRIALPSAMGRLWLGPLLAEFALAHPQVVLETDYSERFVDIIAEGFDLAIRVGELADSRLVARRLCAHRRILGAAPDYLERHGVPRIPADLAAHNCLGFSGLHSYPEWKLTRQDEQQPVRVRGSMVSNDNEALLCAARQGLGIFAAGEWLMSRDLEAGRLVRVLPEWQLDADAGVYLVRPSARYATAAASAFRQWVEARFAAGPPWQRQRA
- a CDS encoding prepilin-type N-terminal cleavage/methylation domain-containing protein; translation: MPMSVTRPNVDQAAFTLLELLVVLVIVGAIAAVALPGLVRMQETWARRTALDDLFNQLQTLGYRVRSDGRELLIGESGAVPEQLLRLPDGWTVTARPPIRYMANGVCLGGKLQVHHGRATHTLLLQPPLCAPGTIR
- a CDS encoding quinone oxidoreductase family protein, translating into MPCRITLNANGGPEVLRLEQVQAQQPGPGEVWLEQAAIGVNPLDLGQRSGAVPIPLPSGLGLEGAGVVAALGPGVSGLAPGDRVAYATGPLGAYASARLYPAERLLKLPDTLAFEDAAALLFKGITAHYLLHATYPVGPGTRILLYGAAGAVGQLMAAWARHLGAWVIGVVSKAESVERARAAGCDEVLVFDAASLAAQVAELTAGRKVDVVYDPIGRATFEASLDSLRPRGLLVSFGATSGVPPAVEVATLNAKGSLFLTRPSLAAHTANPEEYRLRAQAVLRAHADGVIQPRVWRRYPLAEAAVAHTDLLEGRSQGALVLLP